AACACCATTGAGATGACTTTCAACAACCTTTCCCAACCATTACGTGTGGGTAGCATAAATCCTGCTATACCACTCTGCTTTATCTAGATCCTGTGTGAGTGATTGAGTTGTGGGTTAGTGCCTTTTCCATGTTTCCttcattctttcctttttcaagAGAGTTAATCGTCACATCCAGTATAAAGTTTATCAACAAAAGGAGAATTATGTTTGCATACCTCGGGGTAATAATTGCTATCAATCTTTTGAATCTCCATAAAGAGATGTCTTGCAGGCCTTGAGAAGTTTGAAACTCCCTATGCAAAAGACAAATttgtttcaaataattttacacTTACATGCAAGAATCAAATAATGAATGATTTATGGAGATAAaggtttattttaaataaactatCCCAAGTGTAAAACTCAATCAGTAGGTTGTAACTGAAGGAAAATGAGTTAGTCTAAACGAAGGCAATGGCCACTGAAGGAAACAGGGAATATGAGAGCTAATTAAAGTACAATTAGCTAACTAGATATATTTGCTGTCGAAATTCGATCCTTGACCAagacaacaataaaaaatattaccaTGAAAAATCAAGCATCCTACTGTTATTTTCCTCATATGATATTACCTATGAATGCACATTTTAGTCAAACATGATTATCACAGCCAACTGAAAATATTACATTAGTTATACCTCAGTAATGGTATTCCACACCCATAATTAAATCCTTTACTAAGATTAGTGTGAACAAAGTCGTGGGTCACTGAAGGAAATAGGGAATATGAAgctaattaaaatatgattaaccAGATATATTTGCTGCCCAAATGTGATTGCTGACCCCAACAACagtcaaaatattttcataaagaATCCAAAAATGCTGTTCAATGCTGAAAGTTGAatctttttaaagaaatttcataCTTATTACATATGCATATAGATACTAAATACATGAACACATACATGTACACTGCCTGTGAATAATGAAAACTATAGAGAATTGTAAAATACACAAGCATCATATTAAAAAGTTCCAACAGAATATTGGCTAAACCATGAGCTCTCTGGCATAAAGCTTAACACAGTAACCCTTGAACTTGAATAGCTATTATTCCACTGGACAAGAACTTCCATATTCAGATAAACACCGTGTCCACACCTACAATTTTCAGTACACAccagtctctctctctctctctctaggaCTACAATAACTCCATCTCAAACAAAATGCATGGACTAGCAGCATGAGGATTTCATACACGTTAAATTTCCATAAACATTGAGACTTAGAGTGCTATTTTGCTTTAAAGAGAAAACAAGTGCCAAGGGCAATAATTATATGCTACTAAAAACAGAGCAACCTACAGCACTTGCCAACAATTAAGCATCATTTTGTCTATTGGACCTCTAATGACACCCTGTCAAACAAAATGCATGCATACATCAACGCAGGACAGTGTATCTAGGTTGTTCCATTACCTTAATGATATTGTTCAAgttgaaaaataagaatttcaaattatattgTTTGACCAAAATAATGGACTCAAAGTGAATTTGGACACCAAAAATGAGTAAAGCAAAAGAGAAAACCTGTCAGCTTGTTCCGTTTGCCACATATTGTTTGTCTGATCTAGGAAGGAAATGACACATGCCTTTACATAAGAATAGACACCTGCCACATACATTAAGACACACACTAAggtgttgtttattttttaaactttttaccGAATGCAATTTGCATTCAAATTTGAGATagtttgttttttgctttttgttaacttattacttatttctttaaatttttgacGGAATAAAAAAAGCTCCCAATGCTAAAAGTGAACCACCATAACCTAAATGAAcctgttggtttttttttaacttgtcaatacttaatagaaacaaaatattaaaaaaacaaacaaatttatacttaacactattaagcactATTTAGTATTGAGTTTTATCTAGAATTAAGTCAAAAATACAAACACCACCTTACGCTAACCTATTTGAGAGGGGTAAAAGGAATAATTTCACTTATTAACTGAGAATTAGTAACTAGACCTAACTTTTGAAGTGCTTATGAACCGAAACTTCCACAAGCAAGAACATGCAAGTATTGTAATGAAATATATTGTTCTATCATTATTTAATGTTATGGATCCATTTGAAAAGGGAGAGAAATAAGAtgttattcaaaaaaaaaaaaaaatattgtgtttGCAAGATAGAAAGAAGCTAGTACAGATACTCACAACTCCTTTCACATCTATTATACTCGTTGAAGAAGCTATATGCCTCTTAGCTGCAACTGAACATGCAGGAAACCTCAACTTCAATGTTTTTTCTTGCTCAGACACATGATACTTCACAAATCTTTCAATAGTAGTTAGTTGCAGGAGAGCATTAAGATCAACTAGCCCAGTCCTTTCAATGTATAATGGTCTACCCTTCCTATCAACTCCATGAAATCCATGAGGATAGCATTTCTTGACTTCTGGGCATTCCTCAAACTTAAATTCCTGCAGGTGTATTTCAAACTAATGAATTccatgaaatttatatatagtTAATCATCAACatgattatccaaaaaaaaaaaagcttaatgCAAACCAATTTAGGCAGAAAAAAGTATAAATAGCTTTCCAGTGGAGGAGCAGATAGATTCATGCAATTTTAAAAGAAGTGAGCATAACTTGAAAAGCTATTGACAAGTAATATGCATCTCAACTGGCAGCATTGACAAGTAATATTGTCCAATTTCAGGGATCATCTCTGATTCCATTGTGTCAAAGAAATTAATAGCACATCTCAAATGAGACCAAGGAATACAACAATCTACCTTCACCAATTAGCATAAGTTATATTTAGGTTATACCCAACGGAATAAGataaagaaagcaaaagaagagAGATAAAACAGAATTGTCTCAAGGAATGCATACATACAATGATGGATGGTGCTCTGTTCATTGTCATGCCTCAGATGCTGTCAAGCCAAACCAATAAAAAACAACAATGTAGACTTATTTGTAACACCCAATCTAATTCAAATCCATCTTAATTAGCCCATTGATGCAATTCAAGGATTTTAAGAAGAGTCTTCAGGGTAACTATGAAGGGAAGGAAAGTGTAATCTTGGAAACAGCTTTCATTCTTGTgcattccatttttttccttcgttCTTTTTTAGAGCCAATCCAACACTATTCAGTGATTTTCAAATTGGTTTGTGGAGTTTGCTGACAAGTAGATTTCTTAAGTTGGGCCTATTTCAATTAATGCTAGAGAATCTACTTTCaataacacacacacacatatatatatataagatacaaacatatataagaTACAAACGTCAGTTTGTGGAATGTATGGGCCTTTtgggaaaggggaaaaaaagataAGCATGCTTTCAATTAAGCATCTTATAAGAAAGAATTTTAAGTAagactttttacttagtttttcttttccttttgcagTATGTTCTAattgttttttccatttagtGGGTATGAGAACTATAGACACAATCTGAGAACACAGAGAGGAACAAGAGATGTTTTTCTTTATACTTTCATACTTATATATCATGCACCTATAATTTGTTTCATTAGTTGATAATATCAATgtctaaagaaataataataaaactttcACATATTCATCTTTTCCTTTCTATATTTGTGTCTTTCCTTTAAGAAGGTATGAAAACTAAGGATAAAATTCAAGAGCTGCACAATTTTAGAATTGCAACATTGTTCtttatacttttatatttaCGTAGCAACAATAGTTAGTGCAAATGTGTTTAAGTTCATTGGAGTAGGAAAAAGAATCTCTTTATTATTTAGGCACTACCCAGGTGGCCCAATCTTCTAGGCATCCCCAAGACAACTTGACACTGGGCTGGTCACTTATTCATTATCATGACACTTCTAAGCACTGCCACTTTTCCTACTAAATATAGTTATCTCTGTGTTAGTTCCCAAAATGACCTCATTTTATCTCTATCTTTTCTATTGACATCTATTGACTTGTTcatgttttgaaaatttaatagaTAATGAGGATACTTGGTGATTTGGAATGAGTTGacatagtttaaattatttggaattttcattttatcCACCATTTTTTGAAAGTGATGGGATATTGTGAAGGGCTTAATTTTGAAGTCTAATTGAGTGGAGATACAAAGGATACATCAAGGTAGAGACTAGAAGTCCTTCTGACAATATTTGTATAGCCATTAACTACATTAATCTTGTTCTATATTACTGCATAAAGGGAAAAGGAATTCCCACTTTTTTTGGTGTAGACAAGAAGATTTCAATCCATcctcaaggaaaaaaaaaggaaaaaaaaaaaacctaatgcAAGTATGATTAGTAATGAAGAAACAGGACAGTGAAGTAAAGTGACTTTGAAAAGGTAAATCACCATTCCAAAATCTCTACCTCGAATCTTTCAGTTTGTCTCCAGCTATCATACTATCTTGTAAAATCTATAACACCCATCTTTAATATCATTTCCagaaaaagcaaaaatattttGCCTTCAGAATAATAGACCAAAAGGACTAAAATGAGAAACATGCGAACAGGTAGATAAAAATTCACCTTAGAGATTGTATCAACCCTGAATTCCTCACGCCACTTAAGATAATTCAAGAACAtagtttttgcttttaaaatatcaaaatcccTCATTCGTAGAAATCTGAAATCACAAAAGAACACCATCATATGATACATGTGCCAAAAAAACTACATCTAGAACATTATACACATGCTTTATGATGTGATAATTGTAATACCAATTGCACAGACAATTTTAACAAGAAACAAGAATCTCCTTCacaatcttttcttttttatgttgcagTTGCTATCAATGCCATGGCATTGCAACGTCAGTACATGGCAACACTACATCAACACATTGCATTATCATGCCCACACATGGTGACCAGTAATTTTAGATTGGGGTAATGCAGCACCATATCAATCATTGGAACAAGTGATTTATCTACATGATAATGTACCACGGAACTTACCGTAAAAGGGTATGATAATCATTTTGCTTCTCTTGTAGTTGAGCATCACATGGAAGCAATTCACGGAAAGATTCAACCAGCTGCTCATCCTTTGGATCATGAACTCCTTCAAGAATTGCTTTCAAatcttttctcttcttaaaTTTCTTCAGGGATTCCCGGAACTTTAATGGGTAAGCTAACATGCTTAATTTTGAAACTGAAGACCTTTTGTATTCTTCTCGAGAAGGGAAATTCCAGTGTGTTTCAATGGGAGGATGGATTAATTTAGTCCTCCGCGTGGAGAATTGATCTTCCCCTAAACCTGAGGAGGGATCACCTTCTCCAACTCTTGATATGACTATATCCTTAACTTTCTCCTTTGATTTATACATATGTGATATTAAGAACATACATACAATGATatcaatcaagaaaataaagtaaACAAACCAATTCAAATGAAAGCAATCAGAAAGAAAGTTACCTCCAATGTGAAAAACCCAAATTCAAACGGGGAAAAAACAATTGGAAATGTGTTAGAAATTTTGTGTtgacaaaaaacagaaaaattataatatttaccTCGTGACAGTGGCAAAGAGCATGGAAAAACCCTTTAAGTCCAGAAACAAGACAACCCCATTTGAAAATAATACACGGTATCAAATTTGAAGCAGAAAATAAAGGTGAAAAGCACAGaggaacaaaagaaagaaaacccaaTTGAAATGCGTAAAGAAAACTCTGTAACTATTGGAAATTAAAAGGAACTTAACCAGCAACAGAGAAATTCAAACCGACCCATTCAGATACAGATACAGATACAATAGAAACCAAACGGTTTTGTTTCAAGTGTGAATCAGACATAACAAGAGAGAAGAATGAAATAAAGgggagattcagaaaaaccaAAAGTGGGGCAAACAATGAAGCAATCAGAATCAACAAAAGAGAAGAAGTTTCGAGGGAGTGATTTGGGTATAGGATGCCATACTTGATACTTGGCTGAAAACCCCGAATTGGAATGTTTCAAGAGTCATGACTAAGAAACCCGCGAAAAGTAAAGCACCCTAATTTGAATCTGTTTTTCCCGGTTCTGAACCCAACTAACCGGAACCGGAAcccaattttgaattttgccAATTAAATggcttttgtttcattttatcaaagctagaaaataaagaacgcattttttttattaaattaataaaattcattattttctcgCATAGTATCATCATAGTCAGTTAATtaattgttggaaaattttattaaaaagtttcaaaattttttattaatcaaataaattctaaattaaactataatttatacataaaatttattaatttttaataataatttaaaacttaaaaacttaaaaacaatttttaaaaataagtatcgAAAAAATATGGACAAACGGGCCTAATGCTTTCAACATGGTTCTAGAAGCCTTCTTATAATAAATTCCGtgcctaattttttttttccacaacaCTAGTTTAAACAGCAACAACTATGCTCAAGTCCAATTGATGATGCTTTTGATTGATTGAAGGAATGGTACATGATTGTAGGTCAATGTATTTAATTGTCACAAACAAAAATCATCCCCTTTAACAACCATGGCACAAAGCCTACATAGACATGGAAACTTCATTTTCGTGCATTTCAACACTAGTAACCTCTTTGTcaataaaacaatcacacactcTTGATGTGCGCTAGATGTGTACTAAATGAGTACATCTTTGCAATATAATGCAAATTagctttaggctatgtttggttcccggaaagtacaaaggaaagaaaaaaaatgctaaagaaaatgattttctcatgtttggttgtcctataaaaaatatcaaagaaaatcaaatataattaaaattaattaaaaacttatgtatttataaattatttaatttttatattgatgagttaaaataaataaaatgagtttgaagtaacaaaaaaaataatttatcaactgttaatctatttttttattttccttcactttttctttccttctacttttcctttgtattttctttccctcgcattttccgggaaccaaacatagccttagagTTGAAAACCAAACCGATTATCGTCTCTCATTTTAAAGTTCATCTAGAAGTAGTCTTCTATGGAGTCTAATTATCAGACACAACATGAtcaatattttacatattttgaaACTATAACAATAATACTAAAAGTgtgtttgaaagtgattttaaaaagtatttttaacatttttaatactcaaatgataaaaaattttaaatattaaaaatattaaaaatacttactaaaattactaccaaacaaATTCATAATGATCTTAATTGGAGAAGAGTATGCAACATTTTTTATCCACGACTATTGACCTTCTTTATCTGATTGTCACTATCTAGTTATGATCGATAATGACAAACCAACAATAGTgtgattgtttttattttagaaaaatcaaaggCCCTACTTTGATAAGAGTCCTTTACCATTTCTCTTATGAGTTTTATTTTAGTAAAacttctccatttttcttttattaaatctgacctaaataaagaaaaaaaaatctacaattTCTTAATTGAATTATCACCCTTTTTGCATACATGGTTTCCGGACTCAGGAATCCTATCTTTGCATGTCCTCGATGTGGTGATGGATTCATCTGAAATCCAATGCACCTCCCATAAAATGTCAGCAGTTTGTAAGGTGACACACTCCCATCACAGATATCTCAATCTCTCACacttccttacaaatcaaggcCCGCCCATTACCTACATGCCTGTAAAGACAATACGTGTCCACAACCCACTTCcttttcatattcaaatttcaatGGTCAAAGGTCTAAGGTCCAATGATATCCACAAGAATCTTCCCATGTCCAATATCAGATTGCCATCCTCATTCATTCATCCCTCTTGCCCTTGTTCACATCTTTCGAAACAAATCCATTTCTTCAACATTAAGAATGGCTTGGAAGAGATAGACATCTCCAACACCCTACTATATATTATACTCATTCGTATCCAAGTTTTAGATCATACTCTATTAGATTGATTTAATTAGTATTTAACTTAAACACATAGAAACTTGTACCATATATAATAGATTATtacaatttttcattctcaaatgCAATAATTATTAAGTCcgataaaaaataatcaaagtaatgattcttaaaatatatctattgaatataatatcaaagtcataaaaaatttaatctatcctcgttaaatattaattaattttcaaataaattatcaaaaccCGACCCAAAGTCATATGAGATCACTCAAataatttaaggttttttttttttaaaaaaaattgatttctacTTTACTGAAGAACTTTCCTGATATATCATGTACGGTGCAAGTAAGTACTATTGATGTATTTGGCAAAAATTTAGACACCATAGAAttaaggtagtggagaaagcaaTAGAAAGAGTCagaaaataatacaatttttgAATTCAAATGCCATTAACGGCTACATTGGATGGGATGTGACATCCAATTTGTCTTCTATCCAGGGTGGGCTACAGTGCCAAATCCTAAAGTGGGAATGGTTGCCTCTGAGACTCAATCTACGCCAGAtgtgaagtaaaaaataaagtaaaaaacaactcaGAGTTATGGACCACTCCGCACTCCGCAGTGAATCCAAAACTCTGGAGTACGGTACCTCTGACATCCACACAATACTCTGTCTTTATCGGTGGGGGCCTCACTCCTGTGTGGCACGGACCACTAGATAAAAACGTGGGGAATCATCTAGGGGCACACGTATGTTGACAGCTAGCACTGCTCGCGCTCCAGACACTTCGGACATTGAAAACTCATTGACGGCCTCAGACTTCAGATCATGGCGGCGTCGTTGTTATCATCGGCCATGTCAATGTCTATGTTCTGATCAACGGCTGATGTTACTTGATTGTTCTGGAGGACCCACCCCCACTGTCCAATGACAACGCATGTTTTCTGTACAATTCGGTTACATTTcataatctaaaatatttttaaaataataagataattttttatttacttcctCACGAATATTTGGTTTcaagaaagtattaaaaaaaatttacattgaataaaacattttaaaaaattaaatataattaaaattttatacatttttaaattacttaatttttatattaaaaaataaaatcaaatagaataaatttaaaatattatataaaaataatttattaattttacatccaattttaatttttttttcacattatctttctttctagttcccttctatttatttttcttatatttttgttcaaatatttgaagaacgaaacataataataaaataaaaaaatcagtcattttctcatatttaattatattatgaaacaataaaataaattaaaaaattatgcatttttaatcatttaatttttatattaaagaattaaaataagttaactgagtttaaataaataaataaataaataaaaataatttattagtttaaaatttattttttaaaattttttcttatattatttttcaaattttgtgaCAAGCCAATCCagtcataaaaattattttatttaaaaataacgtTTTTCCGTACAACACTCGAAGCTTTTACgagggggaggggggagggtggtggatattttgaaatagcaataaattaataattcatttaatgaAGTTTGATATTATGGAGAGGGCCCTATGATATTAAATAACACCCACCTACGAGTATGGTTGATGGAGAGGAATGAAGTAAGGAAGAAGTAAAGAGACGATAATTAAGTGGGACATGAAAAGGCAGTGAAGGACTGACTTAAAAGAGAAGGGGAGACAGCTGGACTTGATGATTGAGTTGACCCAGTACTGGATGCCAGCTCTCACTACATTGGGATCAGTGTTACAAACTAGGAGCCAGGTAAATCCAAAATACGTTACATTTGGATTAGGACTGCTAGCTAACCACACCACTCACAGTCTCATCATCCTTGATCCTACcacaaaatataattaatgtgGTAGGATTGGCGATaagcttttttttattaaagctGCTTTTGCCTCTTAAAGTTGGTTCAGTTTCCATACATGTTTGGTTATTGACATCATTTCAAATACATTTTCTATTggataatataaatttacaaGATGATTAGTCACGAGGCACTGTTATGACTAAAGTGCTCTAGAGTGAGAGGGctaaaatgtctttttttttttttcacgtgTGATAAATGCACTTCATTAAAAGTTACCAACACAATGAAACCTTTTTCCAAACCCTAATTTAACTTTTCATACACGGAACCTAAAATTTCAAACACAGAGAGTGAAGTGAGAAACAAATAGAAGGGGGGATGAATTGAAGAAGGCAGAAGAAGCGTGTTCTCATGCGTCTGACTCAACAAGCACTTTATTCATTACTTGGCTGAGGGAGTACGCTAACCCTAGGAGGTTACCCTAATTTGGCAAAGGTGGGCCTCATCCAAATCAGAGATCAAGATCTCACGTTACTCCCGACATCCGCATCATGATGATTCCTCAACCATGCTCCCGTACCAAATCCTAACCCTCGATTTTTCACTCTCTTTTAAGACTCTGGGTCCCCACCATCACGTCTTTCCTATGAAGCAAAATGACAGTTGGCGCtatagaaattattttgtagTATAAAAACCgtcaaaatgatatttttataaaaaatattttactattaCATAATacattttaaagatattttattcTCGACGTGAGGGGAAATTTACAAGTTTGCCCTCTACATTTTTGTTTCATGCACTCTTTAGGGTGGGTGACATGTACAATATGAACAGAGTGCATAAAGCAAAAAGCAGAGtgcaaagaaacaaaaaacccGGCCCGTTTACATACAGCCCCACGTGCGGTCAACCCCGGACGCCTGACCAAAAAAGTCAAACCTCCTAGGCTGAGCGCAGCACATCCACCCGCCCACCAAGCGGCGCACGTTAACGCTGCTGGAGGGAGTCCCATAGCAATGCGCACTTCCTCCTGGCGAATCCGACCCTGTGCTTCTCCAAATCGTAAACCACTTCGAAACCCTGTTGCTGATAGTTCCCTAAGGTCGCTGCGGGTCCACCTGACTCCGCTTCATCTCCACCGTTCATAAGCATCAAACAGCccactttccttttctttttctgtccATCTCTACCGTCAAAGAATTCGTAGTAGTAATTATTCCTGGGTAAGATCACAGTGGAATTTCCAACAAAATGCAACGCTACAGCAGGGACTTTCGCAGCCGAGTCGTCTGAGTAATAGCACGGACCGAGTCCGGTGCGCTCCTCAATCTGAGTGGCTCGCTTGTAGACTCGGCCCATTCGGTGATTGAACTCTGTCACCAACGATTCGTACAGTCCCGCCGGCAGCATGGTAAACGTGGTGCCAGAGTCAACAACCATCCCTCCGTTACCTCTTCTATCAACCCTCTTTAGAATCTCCGGTACCGGGATTTTCCTATTGCCGACGGTGATTCCCTCGAGTCCAACGCAGTAGAAGTATGGGTGCTTCGGGTTATCAAGCATGGCTGTGTATACGAACTCTCCTCTGTCATGTCCAACTCGTTTCTTCTTTTCATCGTCGAGGGAGTAACGCCCGAGGATGAGCGGACTAGGCCGGCGAACTCGGTCGGCATCGAACGAGTGAGAAACCAGACAGTAGGAGAATTGGTTACCGAGATGGGGAGAGAAACTAGCGAGTTGGGCTGGTAGCGAAAGGACGCCGCGGCCGAACCCTGCCACGCCGACGGGCTCGCCGAGAGCGGTGTGAGCACAGCCGAAAGTGAAATTATGCAAAACCAGAGGAGACGAGGCTGGCATTGACAAGCTATCGCGATAAAGGCGTGCTACCAGGCTTCCATCGCCGTAGGCATAGTAGAAAGGTGGGCAAGAAAAGGAAGAACAATCAGAGGTCTCGATTAATTCCAAGGGACAGCGAGCCATGGCACAGAGGTCAGACGACGAGAGCGACGTGTGAGCTGCGGAGCAAGCAGGGGACTTGCAGGACACCGACGCTGAGGAGGTGATATTGGGAGGGGAAAGGCCGCCGGTGGCGGCGGTGTCATATTTGCCTTCGCAGAGGATACACTCGAAGGGGGCACAGGGAAACCAGACAAGGTCGCTGCCGGTATCCATGTAGAGGGAGATGGGTTGGGGTGGATGGGAGCCGAGGTTGAATGAGAGAGTGTAGTCACTGCCGGGGGAGAGTGGGAGAGAAATTTGGCGGTGGCGGTGGTGGAAGCGGGTGGCGGAGCGAGCGGAGGTGAATTTGAGGAGGTGGGGGGTACTGTTGAATTGGGATTTAGAGAGAGAGTGGGTTAGAGGAAGCAGAACGATGGCTGAACAAGAAAAAACATAGTGTGTAAGAAAGATTGTCATGAAGAGGAATAAGAAAGAGGAAGCCATGAATACCAAATTGACAGAAAACAGAGTATTGTATATATTACATAGgaggcagagagagagagagtttgaaTTTGTTAAGACTTAAGAGGAGAGAAGCGAAGGAGGATTttaaaaagaagggaaagacgAAGCTTCTGGGTCCCGAACCTTGTTTGTTGGAAGGATGGGAGAAAGAGAGGTGAGAGGACGTTTCTGAGGGGAGTAGTATCGAGCATTATCCCAATGCTTTGCTTCTGCTGCTAAATAGTGAAGTGGTAAACAACCATGTCCAATCCCCTGTTAAACTCACTAACGTGACCCATCCATTCATCTACCAAGGTCGCGCCTACCTCACGCGGGCATTTGCAATTCACTGCTCTATTCCTTCCTCAAATTAATTCATCTAAACTAATTCCTTTttccccatttaaaaaataaaaagaatgaaaaacttATCATTACCTTAAGATATTCTCAATCATTATTAAGTGGAACTCCATATCCGATATAGAATTCCTGAAACACCCTACCAAGTAATGAATGctatacttatttattaaacaagtaAGATTCACACATCCATCTCGACCGCACTGACTTgtcatttcctttcttcttcttttcttcttttcttttttccttaaaagTCAACAAGAACAATCAATCCTAAATTCACTTCATCCTCTGATGTTTGACTTGCAAATGCTCGTCACCATGAAACAACTACGTT
This DNA window, taken from Vitis vinifera cultivar Pinot Noir 40024 chromosome 2, ASM3070453v1, encodes the following:
- the LOC100260753 gene encoding phosphatidylinositol/phosphatidylcholine transfer protein SFH11 isoform X2 translates to MFLISHMYKSKEKVKDIVISRVGEGDPSSGLGEDQFSTRRTKLIHPPIETHWNFPSREEYKRSSVSKLSMLAYPLKFRESLKKFKKRKDLKAILEGVHDPKDEQLVESFRELLPCDAQLQEKQNDYHTLLRFLRMRDFDILKAKTMFLNYLKWREEFRVDTISKEFKFEECPEVKKCYPHGFHGVDRKGRPLYIERTGLVDLNALLQLTTIERFVKYHVSEQEKTLKLRFPACSVAAKRHIASSTSIIDVKGVGVSNFSRPARHLFMEIQKIDSNYYPETLNRLFIVNAGSGFRALWKAIKAFLDARTIAKIEVLGSNYQSNLVEFIDPSNLPSFLCGNCTCSGYGGCLFSDKGPWNDPEIIEMLQAAVENEDENNDEEDGDEASEEMGKKQIRDFYNADVEQYSEQNYMDKSVLDNIKELETALHDTKRKIQALEMALEDTKMVLQGLAKNVKGLRI
- the LOC100260753 gene encoding phosphatidylinositol/phosphatidylcholine transfer protein SFH11 isoform X1 yields the protein MFLISHMYKSKEKVKDIVISRVGEGDPSSGLGEDQFSTRRTKLIHPPIETHWNFPSREEYKRSSVSKLSMLAYPLKFRESLKKFKKRKDLKAILEGVHDPKDEQLVESFRELLPCDAQLQEKQNDYHTLLRFLRMRDFDILKAKTMFLNYLKWREEFRVDTISKEFKFEECPEVKKCYPHGFHGVDRKGRPLYIERTGLVDLNALLQLTTIERFVKYHVSEQEKTLKLRFPACSVAAKRHIASSTSIIDVKGVGVSNFSRPARHLFMEIQKIDSNYYPETLNRLFIVNAGSGFRALWKAIKAFLDARTIAKIEVLGSNYQSNLVEFIDPSNLPSFLCGNCTCSGYGGCLFSDKGPWNDPEIIEMLQAAVENEDENNDEEDGDEASEEMAHLYTMQGKKQIRDFYNADVEQYSEQNYMDKSVLDNIKELETALHDTKRKIQALEMALEDTKMVLQGLAKNVKGLRI
- the LOC100260753 gene encoding phosphatidylinositol/phosphatidylcholine transfer protein SFH11 isoform X4, yielding MLAYPLKFRESLKKFKKRKDLKAILEGVHDPKDEQLVESFRELLPCDAQLQEKQNDYHTLLRFLRMRDFDILKAKTMFLNYLKWREEFRVDTISKEFKFEECPEVKKCYPHGFHGVDRKGRPLYIERTGLVDLNALLQLTTIERFVKYHVSEQEKTLKLRFPACSVAAKRHIASSTSIIDVKGVGVSNFSRPARHLFMEIQKIDSNYYPETLNRLFIVNAGSGFRALWKAIKAFLDARTIAKIEVLGSNYQSNLVEFIDPSNLPSFLCGNCTCSGYGGCLFSDKGPWNDPEIIEMLQAAVENEDENNDEEDGDEASEEMAHLYTMQGKKQIRDFYNADVEQYSEQNYMDKSVLDNIKELETALHDTKRKIQALEMALEDTKMVLQGLAKNVKGLRI
- the LOC100260753 gene encoding phosphatidylinositol/phosphatidylcholine transfer protein SFH11 isoform X3 — encoded protein: MFLISHMYKSKEKVKDIVISRVGEGDPSSGLGEDQFSTRRTKLIHPPIETHWNFPSREEYKRSSVSKLSMLAYPLKFRESLKKFKKRKDLKAILEGVHDPKDEQLVESFRELLPCDAQLQEKQNDYHTLLRFLRMRDFDILKAKTMFLNYLKWREEFRVDTISKEFKFEECPEVKKCYPHGFHGVDRKGRPLYIERTGLVDLNALLQLTTIERFVKYHVSEQEKTLKLRFPACSVAAKRHIASSTSIIDVKGVGVSNFSRPARHLFMEIQKIDSNYYPETLNRLFIVNAGSGFRALWKAIKAFLDARTIAKIEITISGSRKQLPEQPG
- the LOC100852959 gene encoding probable aspartyl protease At4g16563, translated to MASSFLFLFMTIFLTHYVFSCSAIVLLPLTHSLSKSQFNSTPHLLKFTSARSATRFHHRHRQISLPLSPGSDYTLSFNLGSHPPQPISLYMDTGSDLVWFPCAPFECILCEGKYDTAATGGLSPPNITSSASVSCKSPACSAAHTSLSSSDLCAMARCPLELIETSDCSSFSCPPFYYAYGDGSLVARLYRDSLSMPASSPLVLHNFTFGCAHTALGEPVGVAGFGRGVLSLPAQLASFSPHLGNQFSYCLVSHSFDADRVRRPSPLILGRYSLDDEKKKRVGHDRGEFVYTAMLDNPKHPYFYCVGLEGITVGNRKIPVPEILKRVDRRGNGGMVVDSGTTFTMLPAGLYESLVTEFNHRMGRVYKRATQIEERTGLGPCYYSDDSAAKVPAVALHFVGNSTVILPRNNYYYEFFDGRDGQKKKRKVGCLMLMNGGDEAESGGPAATLGNYQQQGFEVVYDLEKHRVGFARRKCALLWDSLQQR